The nucleotide window ACCCTACGATAGAGACTCGTAGTTAAAACGACAAAAAGAAGAGACAATGATTGAGTTGTCAGAAaggataaaaaaaacaaaatactgaATATGAAGCAATGATAAAGACGATGGGAGAACAAATTAAAATCTTTGAAGAGAAGATTAAAGATTatgaagagagagagagagagattgcAAGAAATAACCTTATTGAAGCCCTAAAGCCCCTAAAGCAATAGACTTCGACGAGTGAACAAGTGCGAGAGTGAAGTGGAGTGAAAGCGGACTCAGGTGAGACACTGATCAAACTTTCTTTATTGCAGGTAGCTGTGCTTTGACACAGCCTTTTAttcataatgataaaaattacttCCGTATAAAAGAACTCTGTTTGTTaacacaaatttgattgtgcggaatttttctgttttcgaaACAGTCGTACTTCTCAGCACGgcataacattttatttttaggtaatttcaaggaaattgtaggaaatttaaaaaaaagagaattaCTAAGACAAGAGTACAAGCATGGAGCCTGAAAACCCCAAATGCAGGGAAAAACCCTACGATAGGGGAACATCGAAAGATAGGAAACTTGAAACCACAAATGAAGAACTGAAAAGACAGAAAGAAGAACtgaaggaaaaaataagaaattgaaaagaacAATTGAAATATATGTGGTAAAAATGGACAACATGAAGGAAACAATGAAAGCACTAGAGGACAAAGTAACaaaagaacaaaatgaaaataaccaaaaaaaaggACAACCTCAAACGGAAAACAAAATGTGGGAAAGGAAATGCGAGAGCCCGACCATAGTAATGGAGGAATCAAACAGCGAAGACTGCCGAATGGAAGAGGAGGATTTCAcgcaagtgaaaaataaaagaaaacgaaaaaaagcGGAAAGCAAACCTacggaaaaaaacaaaaacgaaagtAATGAAAGTGGAAAAGAAATAgaggaagaaataaaaaaaattaagagagacgaggaagaaaaacaaaaaaaccagAGAGGAGGCCAACTCCAATCATATTGAAATCCCCACTGATGTGGACTGTTATCAGAAAACAACTGATACAGAGAAATATTAACGCCCAATGCAAAATGGGCAGTTTTACAGGAAAGATCACCACACAGTCAGTGGATGACTTCAACAAAATGgagatgctcctgagcgagcaCAAAGAAATAGAGTGGTATACGTACGCActcaaagaagaaaaagaaagaaagctagTGATAAAAGGACTAGCAGTCAACACCCCAGCACCGGAAGTAGAAACCGAGCTGAGGGAAATAGGATTGAAACCTAAAAAAGTATGGCAACTGACGAGCTATACACAAAAAAACCAAGATAACACAAGAAAATTACTACCAATATACATGGTAGTTATCGAGCCTGCAGAAGAGCAGGCATACAAAAACCTGAGATATCTCTGCCACAcgaaaataagtgtggtagaacagaaaaaacacgacggacctgtacaatgctACAGGTGCCAAGGTTTCCATCACGGACagagcacgtgcaacatggacgtgcgCTGTGTAAGATGCGCAGGAGAACACAGGGCTGCTGACTGCACCCTGAGCGAAACTGCGCAGGAGATCACTCAGCCAACTACAGGGGGTgtccaaaaaatccaaaaaaaagaggaaactaaaaaccaaaaaacaaaaaccacgATCCCAGGAGTCAGCTACACCCAAACGGCCAAGAAAACACCGTTAGCCTCAACTTCACAAAAACAACAAGGAGCGGGCGAGATATTGAGTATGCTGCAGAACATGCAGGCACTGATAGCGACATTAATAGCCCAACAAGccaaataaaatgacaaacaaCCTTCCTAGTCAAATAAAGATCGGCTCGTGGAACACAGGAGGACTACGAACAAACCAAAACACCATGGGAGTGATCTTGGAGGAAGAAGATTACGATATCTTCGCTATACAAGAAACGAGATTGCCAGGTGACACACACAGATTCGCCTGGCCAGGCTACAACGTTTATAGATACGATATAAACGGACGCTCCGGAGGTACAACGATCTTAGTGAAAAAAGAGTTGTGCCAACACCGAATAAACTCACCGGACGGACTACTTAGCATGGAGGCGACAATAGTAGTCATTAAAACATCATACGGCGATATTAGGAGATCTGAATGCCAAGTCCCCTGCGTGGTACTGCATAAGAAGAAACAGACAAGGAGAAACTTGGAGAAGATCATAGAAGATCACCCATCCTATCAAGCGATAGGACCAGTAAGACCGACACACTACCCACCAAACGGAGGAAGGCCCGAGGTTATAGACATCGCTGTGTTGAGAGACATGACGATGCCTGTAGAAATCGGGACCATAGACGGCGGCGACACTCACTCAGCAATCATCGTCACCATTGGTAGCGGCAACAGACAAACAGGAAGAACCGTGAGAAAAACCAACTGGGATAAATTCAGAAGGCTAACAGGACAGCTGTTAGGACCAATCACGGAAATAAAAAGCAAGGAGATCCTAGAAGAACAGGTCTGTTTCTTCGAAGAAGCACTATCAGAAGCGATAGAACGAAGTACCACAATGACCGTATCAGACAAATACGgcagattcaaaaatataagcgaCGATCTGGGAAATCTGATTAGGGAGAAAAATCGAATAGCTAGAAGAGCCCAAAGGACACAAAACCCAGAAGAAAGAAGGAGAGTCAGGGAAATGAAAcaggaaattcaagaaaaattacaGGATCACAGGAGCGAGGAATGGAAAAGAAGGATAAACGAATTAGACCCGCAAGAACCCGGATTATGGAACATATCTAAAGTACTAAAAGAAGAAAGTAAACCAATACCACCAATACACGGAAGCAAAG belongs to Diorhabda sublineata isolate icDioSubl1.1 unplaced genomic scaffold, icDioSubl1.1 Dsub_251, whole genome shotgun sequence and includes:
- the LOC130452173 gene encoding uncharacterized protein LOC130452173, encoding MTNNLPSQIKIGSWNTGGLRTNQNTMGVILEEEDYDIFAIQETRLPGDTHRFAWPGYNVYRYDINGRSGGTTILVKKELCQHRINSPDGLLSMEATIVVIKTSYGDIRRSECQVPCVVLHKKKQTRRNLEKIIEDHPSYQAIGPVRPTHYPPNGGRPEVIDIAVLRDMTMPVEIGTIDGGDTHSAIIVTIGSGNRQTGRTVRKTNWDKFRRLTGQLLGPITEIKSKEILEEQVCFFEEALSEAIERSTTMTVSDKYGRFKNISDDLGNLIREKNRIARRAQRTQNPEERRRVREMKQEIQEKLQDHRSEEWKRRINELDPQEPGLWNISKVLKEESKPIPPIHGSKGMAYTDKEKAEELKNTMKLQFTLNEHPDEDMDFSDMIKKTSTNT